GCGCTGCCAGCGGCTTCAAGGCGCCGACCCTGCGCCAGACCACGGCCGGCTATTGCATGACCTCGGGCGGCGGTACGCAGAAGCGCGGTTCGCTGTGCGGCAACCCGGATCTCGAACCGGAAACCAGCGTCACCGAGGAAATCGGCATCCGTTACGACGCGCCGAACGGCACCAATGCCAGCCTCACGCTGTTCAACAACGACTTCAAGAACAAGGTCGTCAGCTACGACACCGGCGTGCCCGATCCCTTCAACCGGGCACTGACGATCTACAAGTACGACAACATCGACAAGGTGAACATCAGGGGGGCCGAACTCGGCGGTGCGATGCCGTTCGCAAAGGACTGGAAGGTCAGCGCCAACTACACCTACACCAAGTCCGAGCGCGAAGGCGGCGGTGAGCCGGCGTTCGACGGCGGCTCGCTCGACGGCCGCCCGCTCGACAAGACGCCGGAGCACATGGCCAACCTGCGCCTCGACTGGACGCCGATCGAGAAGCTGGCGACGTTTGCCCGCGTCACCTACACCGGCAAGCAGTACTGGGCGGCGTTCCGCAACGGTGCGATGAACGTGCGCGAGGCCGATGCCTACGCGACGGCCGACCTGGGCGCCAGCTACACCTTCAACAAGCACCTGACCGCCAACTTCACCGTGCTGAACATCACCGACGAGATCGAGCCGGTTGATGACCGCACCCGTACCGGTGGCCTCGACGGCAACTGGATGGTGCAGGAAGGCCGCCGCTACTGGCTGAGCGTCACCGCCAGCTTCTGATCGCAACGATCCCGCTTGCCCGGGGCCGCCCACCGGCCGGTCCCGGGCTTTTTCCATTTTCCGACGAGGTCACGATGCCTGCAGCCCACGCAACGGTCATGACGCCCGATGGCGCCCGTTTTCTGTTCAAGCTTTGCAAACATTTCGCCAAGAAGATTCCGGTCGAATTCGACGAGCGCCACGGCCGCGCCGCATTTGCCTTTGGTCACTGTACGTTGACGGCGACCGACGAGTCGCTGCGCTTCGATTGCGTTTCCGACTCCGACGAAGCGCTGGCGCGGCTGCAATCGGTGGTCGTCGATCACCTGGCGCTGATGACCCGGGCCAACCCGCTGCCGGTGGCCTGGATCGCCGGGGCTTGAGCTTGCGCAAGGCGACGGTCGTCGCGCTTGCTTATAAATGCGTTATAGAATCATTCTCATTTACTAGTG
This window of the Jeongeupia sp. USM3 genome carries:
- a CDS encoding DUF2218 domain-containing protein, with translation MTPDGARFLFKLCKHFAKKIPVEFDERHGRAAFAFGHCTLTATDESLRFDCVSDSDEALARLQSVVVDHLALMTRANPLPVAWIAGA